DNA from Corvus moneduloides isolate bCorMon1 chromosome 8, bCorMon1.pri, whole genome shotgun sequence:
TACTCACTGCTTCAAAGCCCAGTATCTTAAAACAGTGTTAAGTGGTTAAGTAAGTATGCAGTATCAAAATCTTAATAAAGATGGATTTCCTGGAACAAAAACAAGAACAGTTGCCCTCTAAAAGCTGGAGATGCTAATTCATACCTTCCCATTTAGTGTAGACAGTTCCTCCAACAGAACGGATTTTTTCTGTAGGTGAATCATTctagaaggagaaggaagagataGAAGTCACATAAAACATGCCCAAAACTGTTATCCTGTATGTGTATGAAAGGTGGGCTGCTCTTGCTTTTTGCGAGAGGAAGAAGTCTGAGACCTGCCCTGGCTTTGTCACATTGAGTGTTCTGCtgtatgtttattccagtgaATGTGTAATACCCACCCTTTGGGGCAGATAAATAAATCAGTTCCTTTTCCGTAATTTGGACAGGATGTATGCATAAACTCAATTTTTGTGGAGTTTTCATGCAAACTACCAGTATTTAAAATGCTGGTCTATGGAGAGAGTCCAAACAAATGCCTTTACCTAAAATCCTTTCACATATGTAGCCTAACTGTTCCTTCATAGAGCAGGGCTCTAGGTTAATGGTTTGCCACTGGCTTTTAATTTCTCGTGCCCATATTCTATGTTCAGAGGGGTATAATACAGTTCAATTCATGGTCTTCTTCTTCCGTATCTTCCCAATCTGGTAATATTTTGGACAGTTTCCAATGCTTATCACCCAGGGCCAGCAAGGAGGATTGCAACGGTTGCTGCAATTTAATTAAGTCACTCCTTACCGCGGTCATTTTGTTCATCATATGCTTTTGTTGCACACCCCTCTATTTTCAGTCTAAACTTAATTGCTCAAGCATTTGTCACAGCAATCAGGGCCAAATCAGATAAGTTTCATGGACGGATGGTAAGCCTCATGAAACCCATCCTACACAAACGCATATTTCCATCTTCAAacatcccttccttcccacaggcttGCGTTTGAGCATTTTGTTCAAAGCCTTCCGAAAGTGAGGATCATATGCCTTCCCCTGGCATCGGGATATTTCAGTCGCGTTAGACTGGCGTGGTACTGCTTTAACTCTTGTTACGATTGTAAGAATAATTAGTAAAGTCCCAACTTTCCACATAATGTCCATCATAACTGAATTCATCCATCGCCTTTTTGGGTCAGCTTCAGCTTCAGTTCATTGTCGCTTGGCGTTACCTCCCAAACTCCCTCAGGGGCTTTGCACACCCGGGAGTGACGAATCCAGGCCTTCTGCTCTTTGATCTTGATTGcagtgaaggtggtgaggaGTACCTGGAACAGTCGTTCCCACTGCGGTTCCAAAATCTTCTCTGCAAGAGACTTTACATACACATAATCTCCAGGTTGTACATCATGTACTGGCCCATCTAATTCTCTGCTTTGGGCCCCAGccacatatttttcagtttctctgagTTGTTTATTTGAGGCCACTATATGTCTGTGCAGGGTTTCTTCTTCCACCTGAATGGGCGAAGTTCCCTCCTGAACCGCATATGGCCTCCCATATAATATTTCAAATGGACTTaacttttcctttgttctgggttttgtttgaatTCGCACTAATGCCAATGGGAGAGCCTGGGGCCAAGGCAAATTTGCTTCTTGTCGCAATCTTATAATTTGTTGCTTAATCAAATGGTTCATCTTTTCTACCTGGCCACTAGACCGAGGGTTATATGGGGTATGTAACTCCCAATCTATTCCCAGGTGGTGACTGATTTGTTGCacaatttttgaaataaaatgtggccCTCTATCTGAAGACATAGTGGCTGGAACTCCAAAGCGGGGTATTATTTCTTGCAACAATGCTTTGGTCACCTCTCGTGCTTTAGCCATCCTagtgggaaaagcctctggcCATCCTGAAAAGGTACCTGTTAATACCAATAGGTATCAATACCCCCCTTTTCTGGGTAATTCTGTAATTCAATTTGCCACTGTTGCCCAGGTCCGCAGCCTTTCCCAATCTGTCCAACCTTAGGCTTTGGAATATTCTTAGGATTAGTTCGGAGGCAAAGACCACACCGGCGAGTTACTTGCATCACTGCACCTTGCAATCTCCTAGCCATAATCCTATCTTTCAAACAATTGTGCAAAGCATCCATTCCCCAGTGtgttttctcatgttctttCTGCACCAGTGACCACAACAAATAGAAGGTACTATGAGCTTGTTATCCTTAGTTACAGCCCATCCCTCCTGATTATAatgtgcattttccttttttttaataagtttcTTATCTTTCCTGTTGTATTCTGGTCTACCTTCAAGGCAAATCTTTCCATCTGGTATTAGTGTTGCCTCTACCTTTTCATTGGGTACTTCACCTTTGGCTGCatcttttgcctctctgtccaCCAGCGTACTTCCCTCTTCCAATTCAGAACTCACTTTTTGGTGTGCTTTAATGTGCATGATAGCTACCTTCTCAGGTAACTGAACCGTGTCCAAGAACTTCAGTATTTCTGGTGCATGCTTGATACTCTTCCCTTGTGAGTTTAACAGTCCTCTCTCCTTCCAAATGTCTCCATGTGCATGAACCACCCCAAATGCATACCTTGAATCTGTATAAAtattaat
Protein-coding regions in this window:
- the LOC116447721 gene encoding uncharacterized protein LOC116447721 isoform X1, with protein sequence MAKAREVTKALLQEIIPRFGVPATMSSDRGPHFISKIVQQISHHLGIDWELHTPYNPRSSGQVEKMNHLIKQQIIRLRQEANLPWPQALPLALVRIQTKPRTKEKLSPFEILYGRPYAVQEGTSPIQVEEETLHRHIVASNKQLRETEKYVAGAQSRELDGPVHDVQPGDYVYVKSLAEKILEPQWERLFQVLLTTFTAIKIKEQKAWIRHSRVCKAPEGVWENDSPTEKIRSVGGTVYTKWEEYVSSRACSLKGHVRVQVIDQTVSIVFS
- the LOC116447721 gene encoding uncharacterized protein LOC116447721 isoform X2; translation: MAKAREVTKALLQEIIPRFGVPATMSSDRGPHFISKIVQQISHHLGIDWELHTPYNPRSSGQVEKMNHLIKQQIIRLRQEANLPWPQALPLALVRIQTKPRTKEKLSPFEILYGRPYAVQEGTSPIQVEEETLHRHIVASNKQLRETEKYVAGAQSRELDGPVHDVQPGDYVYVKSLAEKILEPQWERLFQVLLTTFTAIKIKEQKAWIRHSRVCKAPEGVWENDSPTEKIRSVGGTVYTKWEEYVSSRACSLKGHVRVQVIDQTHI